CTTACAATTCTTAAAGATTATTAAAGTAAAGCCGTTTAATAAGTGTTGTCAATCATAATAGTTTGAAAACTCGCAAACTGGAATCACAACTTTTATAAGTATATACAAACAAGAAATAGAGCCTATATAAACTGCGGAAACTTGAGTCAACAAGAAACTTGAGTGAAACCCAAACGACAAACCCATCACTACTCTATCATACGCCAACAAGTAACAGTAAGAAAATAACCGTGGAACAATAAGTTAACTAGCAGAATTTTCAAGTGCATAACAACAGCAAAATGGAGCAGCTGTCATGTTTCAGGAAGACATGAATTATCAAGTTGTGAGCTGCTAACTTGCCAAGTCAGGTGAAGAGAAGTTGTTTCAGATGGATACCTTAAAACACATAATGAGATCCCCAGGCAGCACAGCAACACATTGAAGAGAACGCAGTCTCACACATTTACAAACATCAACCCATTCATCCTCCTCGGGTCCAAGCCAAGTAAATCGAACTAGTACTTCCTGAAACACAAAAAATAAATAAGTGCAAGCACAGTTCACGTAATGCACACATACTGAACCCGCAGTGGAGAGTGATTAAACACAAGAGGAACATGGGTATTGCGTAGTTCTCAAAAAGTAATGGAGTCCAGTTTTCACCCTTGACTGTGAAAAAAAAATGCTCAAATCACTTCTAACCACATGTATCACTTAGTACTCGATGGTTTGTGCAACTCCCACCAGCCCATTGGTGTCCGTCAAACACGTTTCCCTTCCGCGCTTGCTACATACACTACACCTACATGATGCAAACTTCTTTCCGTACTATGGCTGTGACTTCTTCCTTTGGTGTGTGTGGAGGCTAAGAGTCTAAAACAATAATACTACTGCTGTTGTGATTCTCCATGGATGATTGGAAGAAAGAAATACTAGAATTATGGAAAATCATCCAACTTGGgcagacacatcaagaaacaaaCTTTTGGCAGCTAGTACTGGTACCGCCATGGTGTGGATCACATGTAGTAAGCATAGAGGTCAATGGATCAGTTAGTTAATTTGGAAATTAACAGAGAATGATTGTTAGTTAATTTGGAAATTAGAACAACATAGATGCATATGCTTTACAGTTTGAATGCGCATGAGTATGGGTCTGGAATTTGCGCCTGGCTATCCATTGAAAAATTTCACCTGGTTATTCATTGAAAAAAACTCTTATGCAATGATATTTGTACCGAATGTTGTTGCTAGCTTGCTGCACATTTGTTGTATTATATATGTTTTTGCTAGCTTTGCTGCACATTGTATCAACCCTTTCTTCCCTTGTGAAGAAAAGGTTGATAAAACAAAATCCCCATTCACTTCTTTGGGTTTCATTTCCCCCCGTAGAAGATTAAATACAAGGAACCCTCGTTAGTGATACTATGTTTTTGAAAATAACCATATACCCATAGTATTAACAAAATAGTAACGTGGCAATATCTCTAACAATTAATGCCCTTCTTCATATAGGGTAAAATATCAGAAGATAAATAAAACAGCAATCGCGCAATCTACTGTCTGAAAACTAGCAGTCTAGCAAACTAGCAGTACTATTTCTCTTACTTCTTTCCTTAAGGAAATGTACAGTACAAGAACCTAAATAGGCACTTTGGTATGTTATATTGCACGGTCACACCATATAAAAAATCTATTATTTTCCCTATGCTGATTATAGATCATGAGATTGGTAGAGTGGGgttccatggtggcatgcagctGAATGCGCTCAGTACATGACGAAGCTGTCATGAAAACCACCATTGTAGTTTGATTCGCTTCAATTTCTACAGTTCAAGGATGATAACTGAAGGGGGTGAACTAACTTTTTTCTTTCTAAAACTCTGACATGTCTACACAGCTATATAATCATTGAAAGAAACATTCAATTTATATTTTGTTTTACATGATAAAACACAGAGATTGTGAAAGTAAGTTTTATACCACCAAGTATCAGCTTTCCGTACGAGCCTAAAGTAGCAAATACTCAAGATTCTTTATGTCTTCTTAACTGTTCAATATCTTATTAGTACTATCTTGTAGTGATACTTCCCCAACACGCAGGACTCGTACAACATAAAGTTAGATAGGACTCGTACACCATAAAGTTTGATAAGACAGGTGTTCAAAATGTTATAACATCAATACTGTCATCCAGCTATAAATAGAGAAGAAACGAAATCATCTCTAGCAAACTACTTGAATAAAGAATGGCAGAAATGAATTTAGTAGCATCAATCCTATTTAACGAAAAGTTCTAAGTCATTACCGGGTCCTTTGTTCCAGTCAACCTGTGGGACAGAAAGGCAGCAACATCGTACCTGTAACAACAATAATTGGTCAAGCATGTAAAACTGAAAGGTTCATGCAAGTAACCCACACTCACGTGGAAAATTAAAACAGACATCAAACGCCACAAAAGAGGAAAGCATGgaatatgtatatatatatctgCATACCATGCGCCATTTCTTGCTGACTTTGCCTCAAACTGGACATGGCCACCATCCGAAGAACTATTCCCTGATTGGCAACGACAGTGTCAATAATCCAAAATCAACAAGATACATGGTATATGTTTGGTCTGTTACTAAAATAAAATCATCTGAACGACATCAAATACTAAAATTGCGCCATGTGGCCTAGATTTCTGAATGAATTAAATAAAGGGCACACGGACCACGTGTCCTGCAATTGCCGAAATGAACCTCAATGACTGAGACCACATGGCGACAAGTGTTGATGGACGTACAAAAGACAAAGAATTATGAGCTAGGCTGTAAAGTCCTAGAATCCGACAACATTAACTTGAGTTCAAAATTTTCCCTGCGGTTCTCAATAAAAGTAATGGGCTCACGAATCACGTGTCCTGGAATATCCCAAATGAGCTTGAACGACTGGGACAGCGGGACGACATGTTTTGAAAGGCCCTCAAAAAAGTACAGGCTAGGCTGTATATGAAGTCCTAAAACCCATCAAAATAAACTGGGTTGCCATTTTTGCCCGTAGTTCTGCATAAAATTAACTGTATGCGTCAACAACTTATTGAGATAGCATCACTATAAGCTTCACACGCATAAGAGTAACGGCGCACGAACCACGTGTGCTGTAATTTCCCAAATGGGCTTCAACAAGTTAACTAGACAGCATTGCAACAGGCTTCACACGCAAAAGAGTAATGGCGCACGAACCACGTGTCGTACAATTTCCCGAATGGGCGTCAACATATATTAGGAGCATAGCACTGATATGCATAAATTCTGCAGTAGACAGCTTATGACATTGTATGATCAGTGCAGTTATTACATTGTAAGATCAGTGCAGTTATTAATCACAGGAAATAAACAGCTTATTAAGTTAAGATGGGGATTCAAGCAGCACCTGAGTAAGATCCGGCCACTGGGTGGTGTTCCTCGGCCACTGGGGGCACCATCATCTTCCTAGACTGCGCGGACCTCCGGTTCTGGAACCAATTCCTCACCTGCGACCACCCAACACAAATCCACATATTATAGATCTTAATAAGGAAATAGCTAGGGTGGATGCGGATCTTGGGTTTTGGAGGGAAAGCCTAGTACCTGATTGTACTGGACGGGGACCTTGCCGTCGCCGGAGCGGTCCGGGGAGGCGTTGAAGTCGTCGGTGAGGCCCTGGATGACAGGATGCTTGGGCATGGCGTTGAGGTCACGGAGGACCTCCTCCATCTTGGTGACCTCCGTGTCGGTGAACCGGAACACGAGACTTGGCGCCTGCCCCGTCATACTTGTCCGGCCCTACCGCGGTGTGATGTCTGAGAAGATTATTCCCCGCAGAtggagaaggagatggagatggagatggagaggGGTGGGTGGGAGGAGAAGCTTACGTTACAACCAGCCGCTCGATCTGCGGTAGTGTGTACAAGCTCGATCACGCGGCCGACGCACCCTCTTTTGGCACTCCTCACACACACGCAACCTACTTTTTCAATTAATGTAGTGCAATTCACTCCATTAATTCTCCCGGATAAAACAAGGGGTGCCAGTTCCGGTGAGAATTCGTGCAAGTTCCTGCTAGGTGTTTTGGGGTCCAATGTGGTATGTGGTTCAGTGTGCCAGGTTGTGTACTATGGCACTGAGCTTATTTGCATTGATTTACCCCGTCCCTAGCAAGCGTTTCACCATATTGAGATTTACGATTTACCGAAAGGGGTCAAATCATGGTCGCCGGTGACCACACCTAGCCCGCGGGCAGTCGTAACTGCCCAGCCCCAGCGAAATTCCATCGTTGTTCCCAACTGTGAGCCATGTTCCCAACTGTGAGCCATGCACGGACAGAAATTGACCCGTCCCTCCTCCATGAACCTCGCTGATAGACGTCCCATCCCTTCACCATTCCTAGATATATGGTTAGTGTATGATTAAACCATGTCTAAAATAGTGAGATCAGCCATGATGTCATCCTAGGACATGAGATCAGCAGTGGTGTCATCTAGGACATTGACATAAGCACTTAGGTCATCCATCTCATTGAGTTAGGTTATTTGTCTTATAATAGCATCTACAGCCATGGACAGCTAATTCGGGTCCTCAAATGCCCGCGGACGCGCCCGACCGGTCACGCCTCATATGCTAGCTTCCACAGCCGCATCCCTCGTATCCAAAACCCCAAACCCATGCAACCCATGGAACGTTACGTATAAACACGATCAACACGTAGTTCATCGGATCACCATTTCATCGCCGGACAAAAGGACCATAGTTCATCGGAGTTCCTTGGCGGACAGTACAAATCCATACTACAAACTACTTAAAACATAGATAAAACATAAATAAAATGAGGAAGGGAGGAGGAAATCACCATTTCCTCGACGGCCCCTTCCTCTTATGGTTGTCGGCGCGGCTGTGGCCCTCTTCCATGTAGGCGACGGCGTGCGGCGGTGCATTTTCGTTGGAGCTGGAGGTGCAGCCGTCCGTCAGGTCAGAGTTCTTAGAGCACGCTTGCCCCGAGAGCCTCCGGATCAGGCAGTCCATAAATGAGCCAAAAACCTTCATTATGCATTGCTACTCACGAATGACCACTTCAAAAAACATGCAAGTATGTATGTCATTAACAATTGCAAACATAAGTTTCTTTTTACTACATTTGTTGTATCTACTATCACAGTATTCCTCATTCGACCTGTTCTCACTccaataataagaaaaatgaaaaaGGGAGAATATAGATAATCTGCCGCAACTGCACTTCGGTGTCAAGGATTCAGTTTGCCGCTTCAACATCTCATTATCTTGCAGCAATGGAAATTTGCCCCAAAATTACCTTTTGCAACTCTTCAAATCTCTTCATTGAAGCAGACACTGAGATCTTATAACCTACAAACAAAGATTGTCCCGTAAGCATTGCAGACTTCAATCATGGGAGAATATAGGAGTGTACAAGGACATATACAGAAAATGGAACCAACCTTTGAAAGTTCATATTGTAGCTCCCTATTTTTTGCCAATTCCGTGTCATATTGTGCGCATCCGTGATAACCTTGAGGTAAGATATCTACACAAAGCTGCCCTCTCTATCGCTACCTTCTACCTATGAATGAAAACAGACCTTACTTGTCAGAGAAGCAAATGTGAAAGCTGATTATAACATGTATGCTAAGTCGCTAACCCATAGAGACAACTAGACCAAATGTGAAAGCTTCCCATGCTGCCGAGGAAGTATATGAGCACCCCTCAAAACATAAATTAGCAGTACTTGACACAAACAAACTTGTACAGGAAAAAATAACACTTCCGAATTTAATAGGCTTCAAAGATTGCAAGGAAGGCATACTGATGAGCTGCAATGCAATCTTCAATGTTCAGTACTTGTACACGCTATGCTCCTGCGGTGCAACCCCTAGCTCATCGTGGCTTCACAAAATCTGACATTGTATAGGATGTTTTTTAGCAAAGGGTGAAATTGCATACATATACATCTGAAGTCATATGTAGTACGTGTCTAGTCATCCTACGATTGCCCGAGCTCAGAACTGCATTTCTTATAAAAAACTTTAGACATGTTCAGGACACACATGTAGGAAACGACAAGTGTACAGATCACCCATTTTTATAGGTTCAAAGACAAATAACAAAAAATAACTAGACAGAGTTAGATGTCAGCGAAGCTTAAAACTGCAGTAAAAAACATTAGATATACACATTTGAAAATTAATCTCGGTGGAACAACATAAGATTGCATTTAGATTTCAGAATTAAACATTGGCATATCTCATAGTTTAAAACAAAGGCACTCAACAGAAAAGTGCATAAAAGATTCCGAAATAATTCAACACGCTGCTTAAGCTAGCATCATAGGAGGGGATGTAGATGTACAAAAATTGAGAGAAAACCTTTGTCTAGAACAGCAACACAACACAGGAGCTACATTCGGTGGCGGAGCTCACTGATCAGTGGAGAAGGCCGGAATACCGAGTACGTAGCAGCACACAGTTGATTTAACTCttactagttcttactaaatttATATAATCTGGGACAGTTTAACCGACAAAAAAGTGAAGCAAATAGCATCTTCAGTTCAGCAAAAGGCTCTTACTAGTTCATACTGCTAAATTTACATAAACTGAATGTCATCTTTGTTTGTTCGTGTGATTGGCAGTAACAAAAAGCAGATGAATCACATACAACTGACGTAGGTGAACACATGAACTAATTTAAGTACTACATGGTAGAGTCACATACCACTGATTTTGTTCTTGGATACACTATGGCCTTTGGAATTTTCTGCAGAAACCGTAAaatagaaagaaagaaaaatgagTAAAATCCATTGAATCTACATAAATAAACATAAATGCAAAAATATCACATTAAGACACATCTAAATGTAGTTACGGCCAACGAAGAGACAAGCAAGTGGAGCACTAATTGCTAAGGAGTGGCAATAGATACTGAAGTGCGATAAAAAACAAACAGTAGGAACTACTTGCGGTCCACCCACATTCTCAACAGCATCTCTGAACCCAAACCCTTGGTAAATCTCTGGCTTGGCCCAGGCCAAGCGCGACACAGACCAAACCAGAAGAATAATCAAGGCGCTCAACCAGCAAATCAGCTATCCCATCTCCGAAGGCAAGCCCTTGGCTAATAATCTCAGATTCGCGACGCACAAAGCACAGCCCCATCCAATCCAATCGATCCAGCCCTAGGACCGAACCCTCCTCCTAACCCTAGCAACCAACGGGGGCACCGGCCAACACTGACGCTACCAGAATCGCATCGATCACGCGGCATCACAGAGGAAGGAATGCTGCGCGGGTGGGGGCGGGATTACCTTGAGGATGCCGAGCTTGACAGAGCCGTAGAGGACGCCGACGCCGAAGGCGGAGACCCTAGCCACCTGCAAAGCAACATCCATCACGAGGACAAGAAACCGATCCGTCAGTCAGTCAGCCAGCCAGATCTGATCCGCGAGGATGAATCGGGAATCGGGGGAGAGGGACGCGTGGGTTGCCAGCGTGGGTGGTAGCGGAAGCGACCAGATCGTGGGGGAGAGGAGTTCGACCGAGGGGTGGGGTGTTCACGAAGAGTTTGGTGGGGTGGGAGTGGATTGGGTGGTGGGTGGTGCGGCAGTCACTCAGTAGTAGCGTGGGGTGTCTCATTTTAATACATAGTTTCAATCTACACATAGCTACTTGTAATTCTACATGTGCAATGATTTGAAATATATCCATGGACTTGCAAGTTTAATCTTGATGAGATGTACCACTTCACAAACTTGCCTAAATCATAAGATTTCTCTCTTACATGTATCACGTCAGCATTTTAGGCATCTTACCCAGTACTTTCGCATGCGAATATATGAGCTCTCGAATTTTAGCATTTCAATGCAACCAAATGTATCACAACATTTGTTTCCCCTTTTAAAGAAGTATAGATGGATGAATTTTCACACAAGGATAATGAATCATAAATGTGGATCGATATTTGTATGCACATCGGTTACTTCATCATATCTAATATGATAACTTTAGAGCAAAACTTTGTAGCAACATTCTAATGTCATATATCCTGTTCAATGCGCTTCTCGACTAACATAAATTCATCAAGTAGAACTGAAGCTATGTAAAAAGACCATTTACTTTATTTGGCTCAAGAACAGTTTTAGAAATCAGATTAAACCCTCTAAAAGATCAGATTTGGCAAAGTTTCGATTTGTGCCTAACCCCATACATCAACATCATATGAAAAATAATGGTTTTCACTTATCTTGTAAACATTTTAGATACATATCCTCTTCAACATCATTGTATATCAGTATTGCACTCACTCTCAACAACTACAATTGGCGCATCGTATTTGTATCTACAAACAAACAGCAAATAATAGATGGCAATCGGAAAATCAACTGTGAATAACATTTCATGTGAAATAAGCGTAGAGGGATGTGTGAGTAGTCGCTTTCACCTTGGGCTACACTACACCAAGCATCGGCCTTTCTCACTTATCTGGCATGGCAAAGCACGCACCGATAATCACTGAAGCAATATGTTAATGTAGATTACAAATAATTTCCAATCTATTTGAGTATAGTGTGCACCACATTACTCCATAGCTATTATGAAATGAACAAGTGAAAAGAGCCATTGACTATATCACCCCCGTTATGGACATGAAGGTCACGCAGATTGGACTTACTTATTTTGTTTCCGAAACCAGAATAGCAAACTTCATAACCTCTTCCATTCACAAAGTTCTGCTCTTAAACAAAAATCATCCAGGAGTTATTCATTATAAAGAAAATGCAATTTAGGATTTACGTTAAAGAGTGAAACTAAGCTTTTAATATGGTGACAGTTTGTGTAACATTATTACAGTCAGCTGCCCGTGGCACTACTAAACTTCAAATCAAGAAATTATAATTCGAACAGAGGGAAGAGCCCAATAACTGCTTGTCGGCACTGAGATCATCATAATTAGTACCAATGCCAAGGAAAAAAAAAACCTAAGCATAGGACTACCTGATGGCTTGGGCAGATGACGCCTCCCACTTCATCCTCGACAAGTCAATGATCACTGCAACCTAATATATAATTACTTCCTGATTGGCTAAAAAATAGGAGAAACTGGAGTTGACACTATCATGAGAACTCATGATAAACTAAAGGTTATTCATGCAAAATAAGTGTTCTACGACACATGGACATAATTTGTTGTCAACTCTTATTTTGAAGTTTACCGAAACCGATCAAGCAATTCAAATGAGCACCTTATAGTCTAGCTTATTAATTCACTAATTCATAAAAATATTTTGAGCCTGTATTGAGCATTCTTTATGTCAAGATTGAAAATGACATAAACACATAGATTTTGCTATATAGATGGGAAGTTCCATGTATGTCCATGGGACATGGCGCATATACATACTTGTGTAATAGTTTTGTAAACTGAAATGTTAGAAAGCAACAGAAATCATGACCAATGCAGCAAGAAAACTGCAGAAAGAGGAACATAAAAACACCAAATTTTACTATTAACTGGACATACACACTTATCTAAATACAAATATGCCCTGAGATTACTATGCAGGAATGATTCATCTTGTAAAATATTGTAGTTACACCAAAAAAATCCATATAGAAGAATAATTGTTGTCTAATCCTTGGTTAAAATGTCATATCATGATGAATCAATCTAACAACATCAAGATAAAGAGAGAGGAGGGGTCATAACTGGCAGAGGAGGCCGCGACTTACCTTGTTGTGTGGGTGTCAGGGAGGGTGCTAGCGGTTGCCAACGGGATTGGTTGCGACACTATGTAGGAAAATAAAAGGTATATTAGCTTCATAGATAAGATACACTTGCAATAATAAAAAGTTTATCTTCTAATCCTTGATCATCCTCGACACTATGTAATGCAATAAATTAATCGATCAGAAGTTTAGAAACTGGTCCAAATAATTAGAGAATGAGGAAATGGGGATGTGACTGCATACATCTGTCAAGATGATAAGCTGAAACCCGCCATATGGATCACAAATAGCATTGACTCGGCCTGACCCTAGAAAATAAGAAGCAAGGTGCTGCTATCAGCCTTGAAACATGCACATGAGACCTTAGTATTCTCGACCTAGATATTTACCTGGAGAATGGGGAGGGCAATGGCAATATTTGCAGCAAAGGAAGATTTTTGCAACAGGCAACACTTAGACAGGTTCAGACAGCAGGTAcgcaagaatcaacttgcatatgTTAATGGGAAGATCTTTCACTTATCTGTCTATCTCTACTTTTTTTGTCAAACCACACAAAGATAAGAACTAATGAATGGTAGAAATATGCTGTTCGGACAGAAGTAAAACACCAAATTTATCTATACCATTACTATCAGGT
The sequence above is a segment of the Aegilops tauschii subsp. strangulata cultivar AL8/78 chromosome 6, Aet v6.0, whole genome shotgun sequence genome. Coding sequences within it:
- the LOC109749309 gene encoding protein SAWADEE HOMEODOMAIN HOMOLOG 2-like — encoded protein: MTGQAPSLVFRFTDTEVTKMEEVLRDLNAMPKHPVIQGLTDDFNASPDRSGDGKVPVQYNQVRNWFQNRRSAQSRKMMVPPVAEEHHPVAGSYSGNSSSDGGHVQFEAKSARNGAWYDVAAFLSHRLTGTKDPEVLVRFTWLGPEEDEWVDVCKCVRLRSLQCVAVLPGDLIMCFKEGKEQARYFDAHVLQVQRRRHDVRGCRCRFLVCYDHDHSKEFVPLSKVCRRSVHQKAQEPPEMMDVNTDKVTGGGVPIPPDQGGPSDKPVAPLLDAPTSTGSNSVADVEAGGADEAHGDKIDVGA